A window from Cytobacillus sp. IB215665 encodes these proteins:
- a CDS encoding Xaa-Pro peptidase family protein — protein MSKLTKLREQFSSHDIDGLLITNGYNRRYITGFTGTAGVAIVSLHKAVFITDFRYVEQANKQIQGFDIVQHTAPIMEEVAKQAELMGIKKLGFEQDNMTFSTYKSYEKECSAELIPVSGAIEKLRLIKSESEIKILKEATQIADAAYEHILQFIRPGITELDVSNELEFFMRKQGAVSSSFDIIVASGYRSALPHGVASDKVIETGEFVTLDFGAYYKGYCSDITRTVAVGEVSEELKNIYHIVLEAQMRGMKGIKPGMTGKEADALTRDYIQEKGYGEYFGHSTGHGLGMEVHESPSLSFKSDTALVPGMVVTVEPGIYVAGLGGVRIEDDTVITEDGNESLSHSTKELIIL, from the coding sequence ATGAGTAAATTAACAAAACTCCGTGAACAATTTTCCTCACACGACATTGATGGATTGTTAATTACAAATGGCTATAACCGTCGATATATTACAGGTTTTACTGGAACTGCAGGTGTAGCGATAGTTAGCTTACATAAGGCGGTTTTTATTACTGATTTCCGCTATGTTGAACAGGCAAATAAACAGATTCAAGGCTTTGATATTGTTCAGCATACTGCTCCCATTATGGAAGAGGTTGCAAAACAAGCTGAGTTAATGGGGATTAAAAAATTAGGATTTGAACAAGATAACATGACCTTTTCTACATATAAGTCATATGAAAAGGAGTGTAGTGCAGAGTTAATTCCAGTTTCAGGTGCGATTGAAAAGTTACGGTTGATAAAGTCGGAGTCTGAGATTAAGATATTAAAGGAAGCTACGCAAATAGCAGATGCTGCTTATGAACATATTTTGCAATTTATTAGACCGGGAATTACTGAGTTAGATGTGTCAAATGAGCTAGAATTTTTCATGAGAAAGCAAGGAGCCGTTTCCTCTTCATTTGATATTATTGTGGCTTCTGGCTATCGTTCAGCACTACCACATGGTGTTGCTAGCGATAAAGTGATTGAAACAGGAGAATTTGTTACGTTAGATTTTGGGGCTTATTACAAAGGGTATTGTTCGGACATTACACGAACAGTAGCAGTAGGTGAGGTAAGCGAAGAGCTTAAAAATATTTATCATATCGTATTAGAAGCACAAATGCGTGGCATGAAAGGAATCAAGCCTGGTATGACAGGTAAAGAAGCTGATGCATTAACACGTGATTATATTCAGGAAAAAGGTTATGGTGAATACTTTGGACATTCAACAGGTCACGGATTAGGTATGGAAGTACATGAAAGTCCATCTCTTTCGTTTAAATCTGATACAGCACTAGTACCTGGAATGGTCGTCACAGTAGAACCTGGTATATATGTTGCTGGTCTTGGTGGGGTACGAATAGAGGATGATACAGTTATTACTGAGGATGGAAATGAATCACTTTCTCATTCAACAAAAGAGCTAATTATATTGTAA
- the spoIIIAA gene encoding stage III sporulation protein AA, with protein sequence MDEVYNVLPQSISLLLTKYSPSTLKQIEEIRVRVSKPLEVIIDGKPQFHPYLVTHEDGRQLLNKISQYSIYTLEEELRRGYITIEGGHRVGLAGKVITESGNVKAIRNVSSFNIRIAKQKIGVANHLTNYLYNNRWLNTIIIGPPQTGKTTLLRDITRLISLGIADENIQSCKVGIVDERSEIAGSVNGIPQHDLGERVDILDACPKAEGMMMMIRSMSPDVLVVDEIGRVEDSEAILEAVNAGVRLFVTVHGYEWQDLKKRPSLRPILEMEVFDRFIELTRRNGPGTVSRVLNARGENIMSKVRVT encoded by the coding sequence ATGGATGAGGTTTATAATGTATTGCCACAGTCAATCTCTCTTCTTCTTACAAAATATTCTCCATCGACCCTCAAACAAATAGAAGAAATACGAGTAAGAGTTTCGAAACCACTAGAAGTTATTATTGATGGTAAACCACAGTTTCATCCATATTTGGTTACACATGAGGATGGACGCCAACTTCTAAATAAAATAAGCCAATATTCAATTTATACGTTAGAAGAGGAGCTTAGGAGAGGGTACATTACAATTGAAGGTGGACATCGGGTTGGCTTGGCAGGGAAGGTTATAACAGAAAGTGGGAACGTAAAAGCGATTCGAAATGTGTCTTCTTTTAATATTCGAATTGCAAAGCAAAAGATAGGTGTGGCAAATCATTTAACTAATTATTTATATAACAACCGATGGCTAAATACTATTATAATCGGTCCACCGCAAACTGGAAAAACAACTCTACTTAGAGATATTACGCGGTTAATAAGTTTAGGGATAGCTGATGAGAATATCCAGTCATGTAAGGTAGGTATAGTTGATGAACGTTCTGAAATAGCTGGTAGTGTCAATGGTATCCCACAGCATGATCTTGGAGAAAGGGTAGATATCCTTGATGCTTGCCCAAAAGCAGAGGGTATGATGATGATGATTCGTTCTATGAGCCCTGATGTGCTAGTAGTGGATGAAATAGGTAGAGTAGAAGATAGTGAGGCGATATTAGAAGCAGTAAACGCAGGTGTGAGATTATTTGTGACTGTACATGGGTACGAATGGCAGGATTTAAAAAAGCGTCCATCTCTTAGGCCCATTCTTGAAATGGAAGTGTTTGATAGGTTTATAGAATTAACAAGAAGGAATGGACCAGGTACTGTTTCGCGAGTATTGAATGCTAGAGGTGAAAACATCATGAGTAAAGTGAGAGTGACCTAA
- a CDS encoding DUF1385 domain-containing protein, giving the protein MSQENKPVYGGQAVVEGVMFGGKRHYVTAIRRKDQSIEYFRLPRKSKQALTTMKKIPFLRGIIAILEASANGSKHLNFSTERYDVDPSEDEKIDHSQSESKLAMILGVAAVGILSFLFGKFIFTLIPVFLAELTRPIFSSDLSQILIEGLFKLLLLLAYIYFISLTPLIRRVFQYHGAEHKVINAFESDLPLTVQNVQNQSRLHYRCGSSFIIFTVIVGVFVYMLPFVATEPLWLRVVNRLALIPVVLGISFEVLQLTNKFRDIPLLRYLGYPGLWLQLLTTKEPTDSQVEVAIASFNELLRLENDPNAINKTEEIV; this is encoded by the coding sequence ATGTCTCAAGAAAACAAACCGGTTTACGGTGGCCAAGCTGTTGTAGAAGGTGTCATGTTTGGTGGAAAACGTCACTATGTAACAGCTATACGAAGAAAAGATCAATCAATTGAATACTTTCGGCTACCTAGGAAATCAAAACAAGCTTTAACGACAATGAAAAAAATTCCTTTTCTTAGAGGAATTATTGCAATTCTTGAAGCAAGTGCAAATGGATCAAAACACCTTAATTTCTCAACTGAAAGATACGATGTCGATCCTAGTGAAGATGAAAAAATCGATCATTCACAATCTGAGTCAAAGTTAGCAATGATACTTGGTGTTGCCGCAGTAGGTATTCTATCATTTTTATTTGGTAAATTTATTTTTACTTTGATTCCAGTTTTTTTGGCTGAACTAACTCGTCCAATTTTTTCATCTGATTTATCACAAATTTTGATTGAAGGATTATTTAAATTATTATTGCTGTTAGCTTATATTTACTTTATTTCATTAACTCCACTCATCAGGCGTGTATTTCAATATCACGGAGCAGAACATAAAGTAATTAATGCATTTGAAAGCGACTTACCATTAACAGTCCAAAATGTTCAAAATCAATCAAGACTACACTATCGTTGTGGCAGTAGCTTTATTATATTTACCGTGATTGTTGGCGTTTTTGTCTACATGCTTCCATTTGTTGCTACAGAACCGTTATGGCTTAGAGTTGTGAATAGACTCGCATTAATTCCAGTAGTATTAGGAATTTCGTTTGAAGTGTTGCAACTTACCAATAAATTCCGAGATATCCCATTGCTTCGTTATTTAGGGTATCCTGGGTTATGGCTGCAATTATTAACGACAAAAGAGCCAACTGATAGTCAAGTTGAAGTAGCCATTGCTTCATTTAATGAATTATTACGTTTAGAAAATGACCCTAATGCTATAAATAAAACTGAAGAAATTGTATAA
- the spoIIIAB gene encoding stage III sporulation protein SpoIIIAB, with amino-acid sequence MKFLGAVIILIASTWTGFEAAKQLTERPRQLRQLKVALQSLEAEIMYGHLPLHDAAMNLATQLQKPLSWLFEGFAKNLEASDTSVKDAWNKSLQEVWKFTSLKAGEMEILRQFGETLGQHDRTSQQKHILLALNHLEREENEAKEQQLRYEKMVKSLGFLGGLLLIILLL; translated from the coding sequence ATGAAGTTTCTTGGCGCAGTGATAATACTAATTGCTTCTACGTGGACAGGTTTTGAAGCTGCTAAGCAATTAACAGAGAGACCACGTCAACTTAGGCAGTTAAAGGTGGCATTACAATCACTCGAGGCAGAAATTATGTATGGTCATCTTCCGCTACATGATGCAGCTATGAATTTGGCAACTCAACTTCAAAAACCGCTCTCCTGGTTGTTTGAGGGTTTTGCGAAAAATCTAGAGGCAAGTGATACAAGTGTAAAAGATGCTTGGAATAAGAGCTTACAGGAAGTATGGAAGTTTACATCTTTAAAAGCAGGAGAAATGGAGATACTTAGGCAATTTGGCGAGACTCTTGGTCAGCACGACCGTACTTCACAACAAAAGCATATTTTGTTAGCTTTAAATCATTTAGAAAGAGAAGAGAATGAGGCGAAGGAACAACAGTTACGATATGAAAAAATGGTGAAAAGTTTAGGATTTTTAGGTGGTTTATTACTAATAATTTTATTGCTGTAG
- a CDS encoding YqhR family membrane protein, whose translation MESEQQALEQNQKETPLPLVTKVIVIGLCGGVLWSSISYLAYILNFTELSPNLVLLPWAIGDWKNQVLGNVIGIIVIGLLSILTALLYYGLFKKYDNLWVGILYGVGLWLLVFYLFNPIFPGLKDMNELSRDTVITTICLYILYGVFIGYSISFEVNELNDQSHPQQPSTEKE comes from the coding sequence ATGGAATCAGAGCAACAAGCATTAGAGCAAAATCAAAAGGAAACCCCGCTACCACTAGTTACAAAGGTTATAGTAATAGGTTTGTGTGGTGGGGTATTATGGAGTTCAATATCGTATTTGGCGTACATCCTAAATTTTACTGAATTGAGTCCTAACCTCGTGTTATTACCTTGGGCAATAGGAGATTGGAAAAACCAAGTTTTAGGAAATGTGATTGGCATCATTGTTATTGGTCTTTTGTCGATCTTAACAGCATTACTATACTATGGATTATTTAAGAAATACGACAATCTTTGGGTTGGGATATTATATGGAGTTGGTTTGTGGTTACTTGTTTTTTATTTATTTAATCCAATATTTCCTGGGTTAAAAGACATGAACGAACTTTCAAGGGACACTGTTATCACTACAATCTGTCTTTACATATTATATGGCGTATTTATCGGATACTCCATTTCTTTTGAAGTGAATGAACTTAATGATCAAAGTCATCCGCAACAACCTTCAACAGAGAAAGAATAG
- the spoIIIAC gene encoding stage III sporulation protein AC — MGIDVDVIFKIAGVGIVVAFLHTILKQMGKEDYAHWVTLLGFVYILFMVASIVDDLFKKIKSVFLFQG, encoded by the coding sequence GTGGGCATAGATGTGGATGTCATATTTAAAATCGCTGGCGTAGGTATAGTAGTTGCATTTCTCCATACAATTTTAAAACAAATGGGAAAAGAAGATTACGCTCATTGGGTAACCTTATTAGGTTTTGTTTATATTTTGTTTATGGTAGCTTCAATAGTCGATGACTTATTTAAAAAAATTAAGTCAGTCTTTTTGTTTCA
- the aroQ gene encoding type II 3-dehydroquinate dehydratase codes for MNRVLLINGPNLNRLGKREPTVYGVETLESLEKKLDIFAKDQQVELHCFQSNHEGEIIDKIHLAADNYDGVIINPGAFTHYSYAILDAISSISTPVIEVHISNVHARESFRHVSVTAPATIGQIVGLGTYGYKLALLALIEKIRGSENNE; via the coding sequence ATGAATCGAGTCTTACTGATTAACGGACCTAACCTTAACCGGCTTGGTAAAAGGGAACCAACAGTATATGGAGTTGAGACATTAGAATCATTAGAAAAAAAATTAGATATATTTGCAAAGGACCAGCAAGTAGAACTTCATTGCTTCCAATCAAATCATGAAGGTGAAATCATAGATAAAATCCATCTGGCAGCAGATAACTATGATGGGGTGATCATTAATCCAGGTGCATTCACTCATTATAGCTATGCAATTTTAGATGCGATTTCGAGTATCTCTACACCTGTCATAGAGGTCCATATTTCAAATGTTCATGCTCGTGAGTCATTTCGACATGTGTCAGTAACAGCTCCTGCTACAATAGGACAGATTGTTGGCCTTGGTACCTATGGTTATAAACTTGCTTTATTAGCATTAATAGAAAAAATAAGGGGAAGTGAAAATAATGAGTAA
- a CDS encoding SA1362 family protein, producing the protein MQRRSSLPIIIIISLSGLGLLSVLFNKPETLILTLITGLIVFGIFYMILQLLSGNNKRNTEHSAYKKAVKQSKKRYNERNRNNQVARPMSKSVQSNKAANPNIQKRKDHPHLTVIEGKKGKKKNRASF; encoded by the coding sequence TTGCAACGTCGCTCGTCTTTACCAATAATCATAATAATTAGCTTAAGTGGTCTGGGATTGTTGTCCGTGCTTTTTAATAAACCTGAAACACTTATTTTAACTCTTATAACAGGACTGATTGTTTTTGGTATTTTTTATATGATTTTACAGTTACTATCTGGTAATAACAAAAGAAATACTGAACATTCTGCATACAAGAAAGCAGTAAAGCAATCAAAAAAGCGATATAATGAACGTAACCGTAACAACCAAGTAGCTAGACCAATGTCAAAATCTGTTCAATCAAACAAAGCTGCTAACCCTAACATTCAAAAGCGTAAAGATCATCCACATTTAACTGTTATAGAAGGAAAAAAAGGAAAGAAGAAGAACCGAGCATCATTTTAA
- the efp gene encoding elongation factor P, whose product MISVNDFRTGLTVEVDGGIWRVIDFQHVKPGKGAAFVRSKLRNLRTGAIQEKTFRAGEKVGKAQIDNRKMQYLYANGDQHVFMDNHTYEQIELPETQIEYELKFLKENMPVAIMMYQGETIGVELPNSVELVVTETEPGIKGDTASGGSKPATTETGLIVQVPFFVNEGDKLVINTTDGTYVSRA is encoded by the coding sequence ATGATTTCAGTTAATGATTTTAGAACAGGATTAACGGTAGAAGTAGACGGAGGTATTTGGAGAGTAATAGATTTCCAACATGTAAAACCAGGAAAAGGAGCAGCGTTTGTTAGATCTAAGCTTCGTAACCTTCGTACAGGTGCTATTCAAGAAAAAACTTTCCGTGCAGGAGAAAAAGTAGGGAAAGCACAAATCGATAATCGCAAAATGCAATATTTATATGCGAATGGTGATCAACATGTATTTATGGATAATCATACTTATGAACAAATTGAGTTACCTGAGACTCAAATCGAATATGAATTGAAATTCTTAAAAGAAAACATGCCAGTTGCTATCATGATGTATCAAGGTGAAACAATCGGAGTAGAACTACCGAACTCAGTAGAATTAGTCGTAACAGAAACAGAACCTGGTATTAAAGGGGATACTGCTTCGGGAGGATCAAAGCCAGCAACTACTGAAACTGGGCTAATTGTTCAAGTTCCATTCTTCGTAAACGAAGGGGATAAGTTAGTCATTAATACTACAGATGGTACTTACGTTTCACGCGCATAA